A window of Mixophyes fleayi isolate aMixFle1 chromosome 10, aMixFle1.hap1, whole genome shotgun sequence contains these coding sequences:
- the CELF1 gene encoding CUGBP Elav-like family member 1 isoform X1 has product MASFKLDFLPEMMVDHCSLNSSPVSKKMNGTMDHPDHPDPDSIKMFVGQVPRSWSEKELRELFEQYGAVYEINVLRDRSQTPPQSKGCCFITFYTRKAALEAQNALHNMKILPGMHHPIQMKPADSEKNNAIEDRKLFIGMVSKKCNENDIRVMFSQFGQIEECRILRGPDGLSRGCAFITFTTRSMAQTAIKAMHQAQTMEGCSSPIVVKFADTQKDKEQKRMAQQLQQQMQQINAASVWGNLAGLNSLAPQYLALLQQTASSSNLNSLSGLHPMGGEYSTGRTSGLSAMQIQNLAALAAAASVAQNPPSAGSALTTSSSPLSILTSSGPYGMHTQKKDDLFCSSPSSNNSSSVNPMASLGALQTLAGATAGLNVGSLAGMAALNGGLGGSGLSNGSGSTMEALSQAYSGIQQYAAAALPSLYSQSLLSQQGLGAAAGSQKEDGSLYLLGPEGANLFIYHLPQEFGDQDILQMFMPFGNVVSAKVFIDKQTNLSKCFGFVSYDNPVSAQAAIQSMNGFQIGMKRLKVQLKRSKNDSKPY; this is encoded by the exons ATGGCTTCATTTAAACTTGATTTCCTGCCCGAGATGATGGTGGATCATTGCTCTCTGAATTCCAGTCCTGT ATCTAAGAAAATGAACGGCACCATGGATCACCCAGACCATCCGGATCCCGACTCCATCAAGATGTTTGTGGGACAGGTTCCTCGCAGCTGGTCAGAAAAAGAGTTGAGGGAACTATTTGAGCAGTACGGTGCTGTCTATGAAATTAATGTCCTGCGCGACAGAAGCCAGACTCCTCCCCAGAGTAAAG GATGCTGTTTTATTACTTTCTACACACGTAAAGCTGCATTAGAAGCACAGAATGCTTTGCATAACATGAAGATTCTTCCTGGG ATGCATCATCCAATACAAATGAAGCCAGCTGACAGTGAGAAGAATAATG CTATTGAAGACAGAAAGTTGTTCATTGGGATGGTATCCAAGAAGTGTAATGAGAATGACATCCGGGTCATGTTCTCTCAGTTTGGGCAGATAGAAGAGTGCAGAATCCTGAGGGGACCTGATGGGTTGAGCAGAG GTTGTGCATTTATCACATTTACAACCAGGTCTATGGCACAGACGGCAATCAAAGCCATGCACCAAGCACAAACCATGGAG GGTTGTTCCTCTCCGATTGTTGTTAAGTTTGCAGACACCCAGAAGGACAAAGAGCAGAAGCGAATGGCACAGCAGCTCCAGCAACAGATGCAGCAGATTAACGCAGCCTCTGTGTGGGGGAACCTGGCGGGACTGAACAGTCTGGCACCACAATATTTAGCA CTCCTCCAGCAGACAGCCTCCTCCAGCAACCTCAACTCCCTAAGTGGCCTCCACCCCATGGGAGGTGAGTACTCCACCGGGAGAACATCAG GACTCAGTGCCATGCAGATACAGAACTTGGCAGCTTTAGCAGCAGCTGCCAGCGTTGCACAGAACCCACCAAGTGCAGGCTCGGCACTCACTACTTCCAGCAGTCCCCTCAGCATCCTGACCAGTTCTG GCCCATATGGAATGCATACACAGAAAAAGGACGACCTATTTT GTTCATCCCCTAGTTCAAATAACAGCTCATCCGTCAACCCCATGGCATCTCTGGGAGCACTGCAGACTCTGGCTGGCGCCACTGCCGGCCTCAATGTTGGTTCTTTAGCAG GCATGGCAGCTTTAAACGGTGGTCTGGGCGGCAGCGGTCTCTCGAATGGCTCTGGCAGTACCATGGAAGCCCTGAGTCAGGCTTACTCTGGAATCCAGCAGTATGCGGCAGCCGCACTGCCCTCCCTCTACAGCCagagcctgttgtcccagcagggCCTGGGTGCTGCTGCAGGAAGCCAGAAGGAAG ATGGGTCTCTGTATCTCTTAGGCCCAGAGGGAGCAAACCTCTTTATATACCACTTGCCCCAGGAGTTCGGTGACCAAGACATCCTGCAAATGTTCATGCCATTTGGAAATGTTGTGTCCGCCAAAGTTTTCATTGATAAACAAACGAACCTCAGCAAATGTTTTG GTTTCGTGAGCTATGACAATCCAGTTTCCGCTCAGGCTGCTATCCAGTCCATGAACGGCTTTCAGATCGGAATGAAACGTCTGAAAGTTCAGCTTAAACGCTCGAAGAACGACAGCAAACCATACTGA
- the CELF1 gene encoding CUGBP Elav-like family member 1 isoform X12 — MASFKLDFLPEMMVDHCSLNSSPVSKKMNGTMDHPDHPDPDSIKMFVGQVPRSWSEKELRELFEQYGAVYEINVLRDRSQTPPQSKGCCFITFYTRKAALEAQNALHNMKILPGMHHPIQMKPADSEKNNAIEDRKLFIGMVSKKCNENDIRVMFSQFGQIEECRILRGPDGLSRGCAFITFTTRSMAQTAIKAMHQAQTMEGCSSPIVVKFADTQKDKEQKRMAQQLQQQMQQINAASVWGNLAGLNSLAPQYLALYLQLLQQTASSSNLNSLSGLHPMGGLSAMQIQNLAALAAAASVAQNPPSAGSALTTSSSPLSILTSSGPYGMHTQKKDDLFCSSPSSNNSSSVNPMASLGALQTLAGATAGLNVGSLAGMAALNGGLGGSGLSNGSGSTMEALSQAYSGIQQYAAAALPSLYSQSLLSQQGLGAAAGSQKEGPEGANLFIYHLPQEFGDQDILQMFMPFGNVVSAKVFIDKQTNLSKCFGFVSYDNPVSAQAAIQSMNGFQIGMKRLKVQLKRSKNDSKPY, encoded by the exons ATGGCTTCATTTAAACTTGATTTCCTGCCCGAGATGATGGTGGATCATTGCTCTCTGAATTCCAGTCCTGT ATCTAAGAAAATGAACGGCACCATGGATCACCCAGACCATCCGGATCCCGACTCCATCAAGATGTTTGTGGGACAGGTTCCTCGCAGCTGGTCAGAAAAAGAGTTGAGGGAACTATTTGAGCAGTACGGTGCTGTCTATGAAATTAATGTCCTGCGCGACAGAAGCCAGACTCCTCCCCAGAGTAAAG GATGCTGTTTTATTACTTTCTACACACGTAAAGCTGCATTAGAAGCACAGAATGCTTTGCATAACATGAAGATTCTTCCTGGG ATGCATCATCCAATACAAATGAAGCCAGCTGACAGTGAGAAGAATAATG CTATTGAAGACAGAAAGTTGTTCATTGGGATGGTATCCAAGAAGTGTAATGAGAATGACATCCGGGTCATGTTCTCTCAGTTTGGGCAGATAGAAGAGTGCAGAATCCTGAGGGGACCTGATGGGTTGAGCAGAG GTTGTGCATTTATCACATTTACAACCAGGTCTATGGCACAGACGGCAATCAAAGCCATGCACCAAGCACAAACCATGGAG GGTTGTTCCTCTCCGATTGTTGTTAAGTTTGCAGACACCCAGAAGGACAAAGAGCAGAAGCGAATGGCACAGCAGCTCCAGCAACAGATGCAGCAGATTAACGCAGCCTCTGTGTGGGGGAACCTGGCGGGACTGAACAGTCTGGCACCACAATATTTAGCA CTTTATTTGCAGCTCCTCCAGCAGACAGCCTCCTCCAGCAACCTCAACTCCCTAAGTGGCCTCCACCCCATGGGAG GACTCAGTGCCATGCAGATACAGAACTTGGCAGCTTTAGCAGCAGCTGCCAGCGTTGCACAGAACCCACCAAGTGCAGGCTCGGCACTCACTACTTCCAGCAGTCCCCTCAGCATCCTGACCAGTTCTG GCCCATATGGAATGCATACACAGAAAAAGGACGACCTATTTT GTTCATCCCCTAGTTCAAATAACAGCTCATCCGTCAACCCCATGGCATCTCTGGGAGCACTGCAGACTCTGGCTGGCGCCACTGCCGGCCTCAATGTTGGTTCTTTAGCAG GCATGGCAGCTTTAAACGGTGGTCTGGGCGGCAGCGGTCTCTCGAATGGCTCTGGCAGTACCATGGAAGCCCTGAGTCAGGCTTACTCTGGAATCCAGCAGTATGCGGCAGCCGCACTGCCCTCCCTCTACAGCCagagcctgttgtcccagcagggCCTGGGTGCTGCTGCAGGAAGCCAGAAGGAAG GCCCAGAGGGAGCAAACCTCTTTATATACCACTTGCCCCAGGAGTTCGGTGACCAAGACATCCTGCAAATGTTCATGCCATTTGGAAATGTTGTGTCCGCCAAAGTTTTCATTGATAAACAAACGAACCTCAGCAAATGTTTTG GTTTCGTGAGCTATGACAATCCAGTTTCCGCTCAGGCTGCTATCCAGTCCATGAACGGCTTTCAGATCGGAATGAAACGTCTGAAAGTTCAGCTTAAACGCTCGAAGAACGACAGCAAACCATACTGA
- the CELF1 gene encoding CUGBP Elav-like family member 1 isoform X8, which yields MASFKLDFLPEMMVDHCSLNSSPVSKKMNGTMDHPDHPDPDSIKMFVGQVPRSWSEKELRELFEQYGAVYEINVLRDRSQTPPQSKGCCFITFYTRKAALEAQNALHNMKILPGMHHPIQMKPADSEKNNAIEDRKLFIGMVSKKCNENDIRVMFSQFGQIEECRILRGPDGLSRGCAFITFTTRSMAQTAIKAMHQAQTMEGCSSPIVVKFADTQKDKEQKRMAQQLQQQMQQINAASVWGNLAGLNSLAPQYLALLQQTASSSNLNSLSGLHPMGGPYGMHTQKKDDLFCSSPSSNNSSSVNPMASLGALQTLAGATAGLNVGSLAGMAALNGGLGGSGLSNGSGSTMEALSQAYSGIQQYAAAALPSLYSQSLLSQQGLGAAAGSQKEDGSLYLLGPEGANLFIYHLPQEFGDQDILQMFMPFGNVVSAKVFIDKQTNLSKCFGFVSYDNPVSAQAAIQSMNGFQIGMKRLKVQLKRSKNDSKPY from the exons ATGGCTTCATTTAAACTTGATTTCCTGCCCGAGATGATGGTGGATCATTGCTCTCTGAATTCCAGTCCTGT ATCTAAGAAAATGAACGGCACCATGGATCACCCAGACCATCCGGATCCCGACTCCATCAAGATGTTTGTGGGACAGGTTCCTCGCAGCTGGTCAGAAAAAGAGTTGAGGGAACTATTTGAGCAGTACGGTGCTGTCTATGAAATTAATGTCCTGCGCGACAGAAGCCAGACTCCTCCCCAGAGTAAAG GATGCTGTTTTATTACTTTCTACACACGTAAAGCTGCATTAGAAGCACAGAATGCTTTGCATAACATGAAGATTCTTCCTGGG ATGCATCATCCAATACAAATGAAGCCAGCTGACAGTGAGAAGAATAATG CTATTGAAGACAGAAAGTTGTTCATTGGGATGGTATCCAAGAAGTGTAATGAGAATGACATCCGGGTCATGTTCTCTCAGTTTGGGCAGATAGAAGAGTGCAGAATCCTGAGGGGACCTGATGGGTTGAGCAGAG GTTGTGCATTTATCACATTTACAACCAGGTCTATGGCACAGACGGCAATCAAAGCCATGCACCAAGCACAAACCATGGAG GGTTGTTCCTCTCCGATTGTTGTTAAGTTTGCAGACACCCAGAAGGACAAAGAGCAGAAGCGAATGGCACAGCAGCTCCAGCAACAGATGCAGCAGATTAACGCAGCCTCTGTGTGGGGGAACCTGGCGGGACTGAACAGTCTGGCACCACAATATTTAGCA CTCCTCCAGCAGACAGCCTCCTCCAGCAACCTCAACTCCCTAAGTGGCCTCCACCCCATGGGAG GCCCATATGGAATGCATACACAGAAAAAGGACGACCTATTTT GTTCATCCCCTAGTTCAAATAACAGCTCATCCGTCAACCCCATGGCATCTCTGGGAGCACTGCAGACTCTGGCTGGCGCCACTGCCGGCCTCAATGTTGGTTCTTTAGCAG GCATGGCAGCTTTAAACGGTGGTCTGGGCGGCAGCGGTCTCTCGAATGGCTCTGGCAGTACCATGGAAGCCCTGAGTCAGGCTTACTCTGGAATCCAGCAGTATGCGGCAGCCGCACTGCCCTCCCTCTACAGCCagagcctgttgtcccagcagggCCTGGGTGCTGCTGCAGGAAGCCAGAAGGAAG ATGGGTCTCTGTATCTCTTAGGCCCAGAGGGAGCAAACCTCTTTATATACCACTTGCCCCAGGAGTTCGGTGACCAAGACATCCTGCAAATGTTCATGCCATTTGGAAATGTTGTGTCCGCCAAAGTTTTCATTGATAAACAAACGAACCTCAGCAAATGTTTTG GTTTCGTGAGCTATGACAATCCAGTTTCCGCTCAGGCTGCTATCCAGTCCATGAACGGCTTTCAGATCGGAATGAAACGTCTGAAAGTTCAGCTTAAACGCTCGAAGAACGACAGCAAACCATACTGA
- the CELF1 gene encoding CUGBP Elav-like family member 1 isoform X11 produces the protein MASFKLDFLPEMMVDHCSLNSSPVSKKMNGTMDHPDHPDPDSIKMFVGQVPRSWSEKELRELFEQYGAVYEINVLRDRSQTPPQSKGCCFITFYTRKAALEAQNALHNMKILPGMHHPIQMKPADSEKNNAIEDRKLFIGMVSKKCNENDIRVMFSQFGQIEECRILRGPDGLSRGCAFITFTTRSMAQTAIKAMHQAQTMEGCSSPIVVKFADTQKDKEQKRMAQQLQQQMQQINAASVWGNLAGLNSLAPQYLALLQQTASSSNLNSLSGLHPMGGEYSTGRTSGLSAMQIQNLAALAAAASVAQNPPSAGSALTTSSSPLSILTSSGPYGMHTQKKDDLFCSSPSSNNSSSVNPMASLGALQTLAGATAGLNVGSLAGMAALNGGLGGSGLSNGSGSTMEALSQAYSGIQQYAAAALPSLYSQSLLSQQGLGAAAGSQKEGPEGANLFIYHLPQEFGDQDILQMFMPFGNVVSAKVFIDKQTNLSKCFGFVSYDNPVSAQAAIQSMNGFQIGMKRLKVQLKRSKNDSKPY, from the exons ATGGCTTCATTTAAACTTGATTTCCTGCCCGAGATGATGGTGGATCATTGCTCTCTGAATTCCAGTCCTGT ATCTAAGAAAATGAACGGCACCATGGATCACCCAGACCATCCGGATCCCGACTCCATCAAGATGTTTGTGGGACAGGTTCCTCGCAGCTGGTCAGAAAAAGAGTTGAGGGAACTATTTGAGCAGTACGGTGCTGTCTATGAAATTAATGTCCTGCGCGACAGAAGCCAGACTCCTCCCCAGAGTAAAG GATGCTGTTTTATTACTTTCTACACACGTAAAGCTGCATTAGAAGCACAGAATGCTTTGCATAACATGAAGATTCTTCCTGGG ATGCATCATCCAATACAAATGAAGCCAGCTGACAGTGAGAAGAATAATG CTATTGAAGACAGAAAGTTGTTCATTGGGATGGTATCCAAGAAGTGTAATGAGAATGACATCCGGGTCATGTTCTCTCAGTTTGGGCAGATAGAAGAGTGCAGAATCCTGAGGGGACCTGATGGGTTGAGCAGAG GTTGTGCATTTATCACATTTACAACCAGGTCTATGGCACAGACGGCAATCAAAGCCATGCACCAAGCACAAACCATGGAG GGTTGTTCCTCTCCGATTGTTGTTAAGTTTGCAGACACCCAGAAGGACAAAGAGCAGAAGCGAATGGCACAGCAGCTCCAGCAACAGATGCAGCAGATTAACGCAGCCTCTGTGTGGGGGAACCTGGCGGGACTGAACAGTCTGGCACCACAATATTTAGCA CTCCTCCAGCAGACAGCCTCCTCCAGCAACCTCAACTCCCTAAGTGGCCTCCACCCCATGGGAGGTGAGTACTCCACCGGGAGAACATCAG GACTCAGTGCCATGCAGATACAGAACTTGGCAGCTTTAGCAGCAGCTGCCAGCGTTGCACAGAACCCACCAAGTGCAGGCTCGGCACTCACTACTTCCAGCAGTCCCCTCAGCATCCTGACCAGTTCTG GCCCATATGGAATGCATACACAGAAAAAGGACGACCTATTTT GTTCATCCCCTAGTTCAAATAACAGCTCATCCGTCAACCCCATGGCATCTCTGGGAGCACTGCAGACTCTGGCTGGCGCCACTGCCGGCCTCAATGTTGGTTCTTTAGCAG GCATGGCAGCTTTAAACGGTGGTCTGGGCGGCAGCGGTCTCTCGAATGGCTCTGGCAGTACCATGGAAGCCCTGAGTCAGGCTTACTCTGGAATCCAGCAGTATGCGGCAGCCGCACTGCCCTCCCTCTACAGCCagagcctgttgtcccagcagggCCTGGGTGCTGCTGCAGGAAGCCAGAAGGAAG GCCCAGAGGGAGCAAACCTCTTTATATACCACTTGCCCCAGGAGTTCGGTGACCAAGACATCCTGCAAATGTTCATGCCATTTGGAAATGTTGTGTCCGCCAAAGTTTTCATTGATAAACAAACGAACCTCAGCAAATGTTTTG GTTTCGTGAGCTATGACAATCCAGTTTCCGCTCAGGCTGCTATCCAGTCCATGAACGGCTTTCAGATCGGAATGAAACGTCTGAAAGTTCAGCTTAAACGCTCGAAGAACGACAGCAAACCATACTGA
- the CELF1 gene encoding CUGBP Elav-like family member 1 isoform X2: protein MASFKLDFLPEMMVDHCSLNSSPVSKKMNGTMDHPDHPDPDSIKMFVGQVPRSWSEKELRELFEQYGAVYEINVLRDRSQTPPQSKGCCFITFYTRKAALEAQNALHNMKILPGMHHPIQMKPADSEKNNAIEDRKLFIGMVSKKCNENDIRVMFSQFGQIEECRILRGPDGLSRGCAFITFTTRSMAQTAIKAMHQAQTMEGCSSPIVVKFADTQKDKEQKRMAQQLQQQMQQINAASVWGNLAGLNSLAPQYLALYLQLLQQTASSSNLNSLSGLHPMGGEYSTGRTSGLSAMQIQNLAALAAAASVAQNPPSAGSALTTSSSPLSILTSSGPYGMHTQKKDDLFCSSPSSNNSSSVNPMASLGALQTLAGATAGLNVGSLAGMAALNGGLGGSGLSNGSGSTMEALSQAYSGIQQYAAAALPSLYSQSLLSQQGLGAAAGSQKEGPEGANLFIYHLPQEFGDQDILQMFMPFGNVVSAKVFIDKQTNLSKCFGFVSYDNPVSAQAAIQSMNGFQIGMKRLKVQLKRSKNDSKPY, encoded by the exons ATGGCTTCATTTAAACTTGATTTCCTGCCCGAGATGATGGTGGATCATTGCTCTCTGAATTCCAGTCCTGT ATCTAAGAAAATGAACGGCACCATGGATCACCCAGACCATCCGGATCCCGACTCCATCAAGATGTTTGTGGGACAGGTTCCTCGCAGCTGGTCAGAAAAAGAGTTGAGGGAACTATTTGAGCAGTACGGTGCTGTCTATGAAATTAATGTCCTGCGCGACAGAAGCCAGACTCCTCCCCAGAGTAAAG GATGCTGTTTTATTACTTTCTACACACGTAAAGCTGCATTAGAAGCACAGAATGCTTTGCATAACATGAAGATTCTTCCTGGG ATGCATCATCCAATACAAATGAAGCCAGCTGACAGTGAGAAGAATAATG CTATTGAAGACAGAAAGTTGTTCATTGGGATGGTATCCAAGAAGTGTAATGAGAATGACATCCGGGTCATGTTCTCTCAGTTTGGGCAGATAGAAGAGTGCAGAATCCTGAGGGGACCTGATGGGTTGAGCAGAG GTTGTGCATTTATCACATTTACAACCAGGTCTATGGCACAGACGGCAATCAAAGCCATGCACCAAGCACAAACCATGGAG GGTTGTTCCTCTCCGATTGTTGTTAAGTTTGCAGACACCCAGAAGGACAAAGAGCAGAAGCGAATGGCACAGCAGCTCCAGCAACAGATGCAGCAGATTAACGCAGCCTCTGTGTGGGGGAACCTGGCGGGACTGAACAGTCTGGCACCACAATATTTAGCA CTTTATTTGCAGCTCCTCCAGCAGACAGCCTCCTCCAGCAACCTCAACTCCCTAAGTGGCCTCCACCCCATGGGAGGTGAGTACTCCACCGGGAGAACATCAG GACTCAGTGCCATGCAGATACAGAACTTGGCAGCTTTAGCAGCAGCTGCCAGCGTTGCACAGAACCCACCAAGTGCAGGCTCGGCACTCACTACTTCCAGCAGTCCCCTCAGCATCCTGACCAGTTCTG GCCCATATGGAATGCATACACAGAAAAAGGACGACCTATTTT GTTCATCCCCTAGTTCAAATAACAGCTCATCCGTCAACCCCATGGCATCTCTGGGAGCACTGCAGACTCTGGCTGGCGCCACTGCCGGCCTCAATGTTGGTTCTTTAGCAG GCATGGCAGCTTTAAACGGTGGTCTGGGCGGCAGCGGTCTCTCGAATGGCTCTGGCAGTACCATGGAAGCCCTGAGTCAGGCTTACTCTGGAATCCAGCAGTATGCGGCAGCCGCACTGCCCTCCCTCTACAGCCagagcctgttgtcccagcagggCCTGGGTGCTGCTGCAGGAAGCCAGAAGGAAG GCCCAGAGGGAGCAAACCTCTTTATATACCACTTGCCCCAGGAGTTCGGTGACCAAGACATCCTGCAAATGTTCATGCCATTTGGAAATGTTGTGTCCGCCAAAGTTTTCATTGATAAACAAACGAACCTCAGCAAATGTTTTG GTTTCGTGAGCTATGACAATCCAGTTTCCGCTCAGGCTGCTATCCAGTCCATGAACGGCTTTCAGATCGGAATGAAACGTCTGAAAGTTCAGCTTAAACGCTCGAAGAACGACAGCAAACCATACTGA
- the CELF1 gene encoding CUGBP Elav-like family member 1 isoform X6, producing MASFKLDFLPEMMVDHCSLNSSPVSKKMNGTMDHPDHPDPDSIKMFVGQVPRSWSEKELRELFEQYGAVYEINVLRDRSQTPPQSKGCCFITFYTRKAALEAQNALHNMKILPGMHHPIQMKPADSEKNNAIEDRKLFIGMVSKKCNENDIRVMFSQFGQIEECRILRGPDGLSRGCAFITFTTRSMAQTAIKAMHQAQTMEGCSSPIVVKFADTQKDKEQKRMAQQLQQQMQQINAASVWGNLAGLNSLAPQYLALLQQTASSSNLNSLSGLHPMGGEYSTGRTSGPYGMHTQKKDDLFCSSPSSNNSSSVNPMASLGALQTLAGATAGLNVGSLAGMAALNGGLGGSGLSNGSGSTMEALSQAYSGIQQYAAAALPSLYSQSLLSQQGLGAAAGSQKEDGSLYLLGPEGANLFIYHLPQEFGDQDILQMFMPFGNVVSAKVFIDKQTNLSKCFGFVSYDNPVSAQAAIQSMNGFQIGMKRLKVQLKRSKNDSKPY from the exons ATGGCTTCATTTAAACTTGATTTCCTGCCCGAGATGATGGTGGATCATTGCTCTCTGAATTCCAGTCCTGT ATCTAAGAAAATGAACGGCACCATGGATCACCCAGACCATCCGGATCCCGACTCCATCAAGATGTTTGTGGGACAGGTTCCTCGCAGCTGGTCAGAAAAAGAGTTGAGGGAACTATTTGAGCAGTACGGTGCTGTCTATGAAATTAATGTCCTGCGCGACAGAAGCCAGACTCCTCCCCAGAGTAAAG GATGCTGTTTTATTACTTTCTACACACGTAAAGCTGCATTAGAAGCACAGAATGCTTTGCATAACATGAAGATTCTTCCTGGG ATGCATCATCCAATACAAATGAAGCCAGCTGACAGTGAGAAGAATAATG CTATTGAAGACAGAAAGTTGTTCATTGGGATGGTATCCAAGAAGTGTAATGAGAATGACATCCGGGTCATGTTCTCTCAGTTTGGGCAGATAGAAGAGTGCAGAATCCTGAGGGGACCTGATGGGTTGAGCAGAG GTTGTGCATTTATCACATTTACAACCAGGTCTATGGCACAGACGGCAATCAAAGCCATGCACCAAGCACAAACCATGGAG GGTTGTTCCTCTCCGATTGTTGTTAAGTTTGCAGACACCCAGAAGGACAAAGAGCAGAAGCGAATGGCACAGCAGCTCCAGCAACAGATGCAGCAGATTAACGCAGCCTCTGTGTGGGGGAACCTGGCGGGACTGAACAGTCTGGCACCACAATATTTAGCA CTCCTCCAGCAGACAGCCTCCTCCAGCAACCTCAACTCCCTAAGTGGCCTCCACCCCATGGGAGGTGAGTACTCCACCGGGAGAACATCAG GCCCATATGGAATGCATACACAGAAAAAGGACGACCTATTTT GTTCATCCCCTAGTTCAAATAACAGCTCATCCGTCAACCCCATGGCATCTCTGGGAGCACTGCAGACTCTGGCTGGCGCCACTGCCGGCCTCAATGTTGGTTCTTTAGCAG GCATGGCAGCTTTAAACGGTGGTCTGGGCGGCAGCGGTCTCTCGAATGGCTCTGGCAGTACCATGGAAGCCCTGAGTCAGGCTTACTCTGGAATCCAGCAGTATGCGGCAGCCGCACTGCCCTCCCTCTACAGCCagagcctgttgtcccagcagggCCTGGGTGCTGCTGCAGGAAGCCAGAAGGAAG ATGGGTCTCTGTATCTCTTAGGCCCAGAGGGAGCAAACCTCTTTATATACCACTTGCCCCAGGAGTTCGGTGACCAAGACATCCTGCAAATGTTCATGCCATTTGGAAATGTTGTGTCCGCCAAAGTTTTCATTGATAAACAAACGAACCTCAGCAAATGTTTTG GTTTCGTGAGCTATGACAATCCAGTTTCCGCTCAGGCTGCTATCCAGTCCATGAACGGCTTTCAGATCGGAATGAAACGTCTGAAAGTTCAGCTTAAACGCTCGAAGAACGACAGCAAACCATACTGA